In Pecten maximus chromosome 10, xPecMax1.1, whole genome shotgun sequence, one genomic interval encodes:
- the LOC117336190 gene encoding proline-rich transmembrane protein 1-like — MEHTPSTSTASSKASVGKKRHVHYYMMPAVFVTLFCFWPTGIMAIMKVTDIDEARKRGDAIYLQTSKSAAKKWIGISLLFGVVVVSTVCSVIGWQIFLKS; from the exons ATGGAGCACACACCATCCACAAGCACAGCCAGTTCCAAAGCG TCTGTCGGGAAAAAACGACATGTACACTACTACATGATGCCTGCTGTCTTTGTTACTCTATTCTGTTTCTGGCCAACCGGTATCATGGCCATCATGAAAGTCACAGAC ATTGACGAAGCTAGAAAGAGGGGAGATGCGATATACCTACAGACTAGTAAGAGTGCAGCCAAGAAGTGGATAGGCATATCACTACTGTTTGGAGTGGTAGTTGTCTCCACGGTGTGTTCTGTTATCGGCTGGCAGATATTCCTCAAATCGTGA
- the LOC117336615 gene encoding uncharacterized protein LOC117336615, producing MVSSASSFTGLGGPVVPVICGMLSKAFSAFGGNSLSIGEVVENEIRRTFSGHSDETLLEEAQDLHLMYRRAFDFLNPAIEKSHFTEHDITNMNIQMNVFQGGTFLRKFGKLINELAKEHEENDPNKKIEKAKKAMDFIELYIKLASLRDMLLIQFYTITNSTTHSQHLAGGLQRVIDSFDEQDREVLRLFLKPTEEYVYIVSYMREEEHELLMKFLRMKGHLPEECLLTHGEFELCSVKYPKYHAIRLRRHRSFFGDGDLRYIRGTKDRVGPESLFSFEKVQGQGNYVYITQKRHSDEFLTMTKSSNKWIMFLKQLPGPESEWKVIQMDNGNYVFSPRAFPDYFMAMTKLLDGSAAGLLGCSRIRCQWTLKTSH from the coding sequence ATGGTGTCGTCAGCTTCTTCATTCACTGGTCTTGGTGGACCAGTCGTTCCGGTTATTTGTGGGATGTTAAGTAAAGCATTTTCCGCTTTTGGGGGTAACAGTCTCAGTATTGGTGAAGTAGTCGAAAACGAAATTCGACGAACATTTTCTGGACACAGCGATGAAACACTTCTGGAGGAGGCCCAGGACCTCCATCTCATGTATCGGCGTGCATTTGACTTCCTTAATCCAGCAATAGAGAAAAGTCACTTTACTGAGCATGATATAACGAACAtgaatattcaaatgaatgttTTTCAAGGTGGTACGTTTCTTCGTAAGTTTGGGAAACTAATCAACGAACTGGCAAAAGAACACGAGGAGAACGACCCGAACAAAAAGATCGAGAAAGCAAAGAAAGCCATGGATTTCATTGaattatatatcaaactagCATCACTACGTGATATGCTTCTGATTCAATTCTATACAATCACCAACTCAACAACCCACAGTCAGCACCTGGCCGGAGGACTACAGAGGGTGATCGATTCCTTTGATGAGCAAGACCGAGAAGTTCTCCGTCTATTCCTCAAACCGACAGAAGAATACGTCTACATTGTGTCATACATGAGGGAAGAGGAGCATGAACTTTTAATGAAATTCCTTCGGATGAAAGGGCATTTGCCAGAAGAGTGCTTGTTAACACACGGAGAGTTTGAACTTTGTTCAGTGAAATATCCGAAATATCATGCCATCCGTCTGAGAAGACATAGGTCGTTCTTTGGAGACGGGGATTTGAGGTATATTCGTGGTACTAAAGATAGAGTGGGGCCAGAATCcttgttttcttttgaaaaagTTCAAGGGCAAGGAAATTACGTTTACATTACACAGAAGAGACATTCTGATGAATTTTTAACAATGACGAAGAGCTCAAACAAGTGGATAATGTTCCTAAAACAGCTTCCCGGGCCAGAAAGCGAATGGAAAGTTATCCAGATGGATAATGGCAACTATGTGTTTTCGCCACGTGCTTTCCCAGATTATTTCATGGCAATGACTAAACTATTGGATGGAAGTGCCGCTGGGCTGCTTGGTTGTTCGCGTATCCGATGTCAGTGGACACTAAAGACATCACATTGA
- the LOC117336616 gene encoding toxin CrTX-A-like: MEHLKTASPTIDDVEDVLSKIEVYLQQMKINLNRTHEVEKTYFKNGDGPIHIQRLQEVANHLKTIYRHLPQFTSGDPFQVLHGVAGIVSSVSSFTGLGGPAVPAICGVLSKVFTAFGGTKITIAEVVENEIRRTFSGHSNETLLEEAEDLHLMYRFAFDFLNPASEKSNFTEHDITNMNIQMNVFQGVTFLRKLGKLIKELAKEHEDTHPNKKIEKAKKAMDFIELYIKLALLRDMLLLHFYAIINSTTHSHYLAGGVQRVLGSFDEQDRAALGLFLKPTKEYVYIVSYVKEEECELLLKFLDQKKLTPDHSWLAHGEFELYSQKWPTYHATRMTAHRSFFGNGDLRFIRGTYDSVGPESLFCFKQIEEKRNCFYITQGRKLDELICMTKGPNRWVMSLKDGPKHQCEWKVIQMDNGNYVFSPRVFPDYFMGMTKLLDGSVAGFLGGYNEQSHWTLRASD, from the coding sequence ATGGAACATTTGAAAACAGCATCGCCAACAATTGACGATGTAGAAGATGTCCTTTCCAAGATTGAAGTTTACTtacaacaaatgaaaataaatctaaaCAGAACTCATGAAGTTGAAAAAACATACTTCAAAAATGGGGACGGACCAATACATATACAAAGATTACAGGAAGTTGCcaatcatttgaaaacaatctATAGACATCTACCGCAGTTCACAAGTGGAGATCCGTTTCAGGTACTGCATGGCGTGGCGGGGATCGTATCTTCAGTCTCGTCCTTCACCGGATTGGGTGGGCCGGCCGTTCCGGCTATTTGTGGGGTGTTAAGTAAAGTCTTCACCGCATTTGGGGGTACGAAAATAACTATAGCGGAAGTCGTCGAAAATGAAATCCGACGAACATTTTCTGGACACAGCAACGAAACACTTCTGGAGGAGGCTGAAGACCTCCACCTCATGTACCGTTTTGCATTTGACTTCCTAAACCCAGCAAGTGAGAAAAGTAACTTTACTGAGCATGATATAACTAACATGAATATCCAAATGAATGTTTTTCAAGGTGTTACGTTTCTTCGTAAGTTGGGAAAGCTAATCAAGGAACTAGCAAAAGAGCACGAGGATACACACCCTAACAAAAAGATCGAGAAGGCAAAGAAAGCAATGGATTTCATTGAATTATACATCAAACTTGCGTTATTGCGAGACATGCTTTTGTTGCATTTCTATGCAATCATTAACTCTACAACACACAGTCATTATCTGGCCGGTGGAGTACAGCGGGTGCTAGGCTCATTTGATGAGCAAGATCGAGCAGCTCTTGGGCTGTTTCTCAAACCGACAAAAGAATACGTCTACATTGTTTCATACGTCAAGGAAGAGGAGTGCGAACTTTTACTAAAGTTTCTTGACCAGAAAAAACTTACACCGGATCACTCCTGGTTAGCACACGGGGAATTTGAACTTTATTCACAGAAATGGCCGACATATCACGCTACACGCATGACAGCACATAGATCGTTTTTCGGAAATGGGGATTTGAGGTTCATACGTGGTACCTATGATTCGGTTGGACCGGAATCATTATTTTGCTTTAAGCAAATCGAGGAGAAAAGAAACTGTTTTTACATAACACAGGGGAGAAAACTAGACGAGTTGATTTGTATGACTAAGGGCCCAAATCGATGGGTGATGTCTCTAAAAGACGGCCCCAAACACCAGTGCGAATGGAAGGTTATCCAGATGGACAACGGAAACTATGTGTTTTCTCCACGTGTTTTTCCTGATTATTTCATGGGCATGACTAAGCTGTTGGATGGAAGCGTTGCAGGATTTCTCGGGGGTTATAATGAACAAAGTCACTGGACACTTCGGGCATCGGATTGA